TTTTTATCTTGATGAAGAAACTTGTTTATGTCCTTATTACTTTAATGATTCTAGTAGAGAGGTTTGTATACTTACAGACCCTAGCGCGGAACGTTGTGATTACTGCCCTGATATAGACACTAATCTAGAGTGACAAAATACAAATTTTGTATATGACTATATATAAGCAAACTGAATTTTACAGAGATTATAGGATTGAAGTTGATTTAGACGATTTACCTGATGGTATGAACTGGTGTTATTGGATTGAAGACGAGCAAGGTAATTTGTTGGCAGAAGGTTCTTTTCAAGACTCAGCCGATTCAGCTTTTGAAACAGCTTACTCTATTATTGATGAAGAATTAAGAAAACTTGGAATTATTGATTTATCAACAATTGAAATATAAGTTATGTATCACGTTGTTTTACTGAACTTATCAAAACAAATCTGGGCTGCATTGGCTTTTATAATTCTTGATATATCTAGTTTTGAAGTCAATAAGAACTACCATTGCTCCCTTTTGCTTACTGCTGCTAGATTCCATAAATAAAACCCTCATAAATACTATGAGGGCATTCATGAAAATCTATTTCAGTTCTCAAGTGCGGAAACGTCTTTTACCCTGCTTTTGTAAGGCTTGTTTTTTGCGCTTGGATTTTTCAATGGGTGTTTCAAAGTGACGGTGCTTCCTCATGTCTTGAAAAATTCCGGCTTTGGAAACTTCTCGTTTAAATCGGCGTAACGCTGACTCAAGGTGTTCATTTTCACCCACTGTAATTTGGGTCATTCTCTCTCCTAGTAAATTGACTTCATCAATGGCGGAAAAATTCGCTCTCTCTTTCAATCGGTTTCAAAGCTTAGTAGCGTCCGCGTCCTCCACCACCACTATATCCGCCCTGTCCACCACCAGACGAACCTCTGTCTTCTTTGGGCTTTGTTAACTTTTAGGTCATCTGTAGTAGACAAACATATAATACAAGATGTATTATTAAAAGTATCTAAATTACAAATACTACAAAGTTCCATGATCAGCAAGTTCTCTTCAACCATTAATAACGCGGTGCATTGCCAACCCTATCGGGATTTAGGCAGAGCAATCGCGCTGTTTGCGTTTGAGGGAATGTATCTGTTCATTGGCGAGAAATCTACAAGTGTTGGCATTTTTGGAGCGTTAGCCTCTTGGCTGAATCGAGATCAACTTATCTCTGGCGGGAGGTGCAAATGTTGTCTAGCACCGACATAGTGCAGAAAGTATCAACTAACTGACCCCCGCTTCTTTTCACCAGAGGCGGGGGTTATTTTTAGAGTGAATTAACTAATGGAAGCTCAACCACCTTTTCAGGAATCCCAAATACTACAAAATTCAGTCGTAGTATTCTCCAAAAACTACTTACCATTAGCACGCATCAATATCAAACGAGCAATCGTGCTGTTAGTCACGGGTCAGGCTGAATCGTTGAATTTTGGTACTACAAAACAGTGGGAAGTACGTTCTCCCAGTGTTGTACTACAAGTACCCGAACACATCCGCTTAACCGTTGGCAATCCCGAACGTCATTGGAAAGTACCGCCTGTAAACCGTCGTGAAGTTTTGAGACGAGACAATCACATCTGTCAATACTGCGGTAGCACCAAACATTTAACGCTTGACCATGTAATCCCCGCTCAAAGGGTGGACAGCATACCTGGGACAACGTTGTCACAGCGTGTGAAAAATGCAACTCAACCAAGAGCGATCGCTTGCCGCATGAAGCGGGAATGGTACTGAAAAACAGACCCAAAGCCCCAATTCACCCAGCAGTTGCATTTGCTGAACAATTTTGGAACGCACAACGCCTGAGTGAATCTGAGTAATTGACTTCAAACTCAATCAGAGAGGGCAATACCGCGATTAAATCATACTGTCCTCTCACTTCTCAAAAAAAAAACTTTGTAGTATGCCCTTGACACCTCGTAATACAGTATGTAGTATATATGTAGTAAAGCACTACAGCCTCTCAACAAGGCATAGAGCAAACACCTCAGAACCATGAAAACTGAATAATTGCCACCCAACGTGGGGGTGTAGCTTAGTCCGGTTTAAAGCAGTCGCCTGTCGAGCGAAAGACCGTGGGTTCAAATCCCATCATCCCCGTGTAGCCTTGTGGACAAATAAGATAAGTCGCTGTGCCTCTCAAGCACGGAGGAGCGGGTGCAACTCTCGTCGAGGCTTCCAAATGTGTCCAGGTCGCCTAACGGTAGGGTATTGGTTTGCAAAACCGACTGTGCGAGTTGAATTCTCGCCCTGGACTCCAAGCATTGCAGCGTCACCTAACGGCAAGGTACTCGGCTCATAACCGAGAGTATACGGGTTCAA
The Nostoc sp. MS1 DNA segment above includes these coding regions:
- the rpsU gene encoding 30S ribosomal protein S21, whose amino-acid sequence is MTQITVGENEHLESALRRFKREVSKAGIFQDMRKHRHFETPIEKSKRKKQALQKQGKRRFRT